In Mugil cephalus isolate CIBA_MC_2020 chromosome 20, CIBA_Mcephalus_1.1, whole genome shotgun sequence, the following are encoded in one genomic region:
- the LOC124997235 gene encoding calcium-binding mitochondrial carrier protein SCaMC-3-like has translation MGEDEERFRAPLRREGNEENGDSGASRDPDRERRYAELFEQLDLNKDGRVDIDELRTGLAARGLHRGEAEEIVLESDINHDGLLDFQEFSQYLRAHEKRLRLMFHNLDRNNDGRIDVGEIQHSLRKLGVEVTVEQASRILQSMDRDGTMTIDWNEWRDHFLFNPFHNMEEIVHHWKHSHMFDIGEHLTVPDEFSERERRAGLVWRQLVAGAMAGAVSRTGTAPLDRLKVFLQVHGSTSRGINLWSGLRGMVQEGGVFSLWRGNGINVLKIAPESAIKFMAYEQIKWLIRGSKEGGSLRVQERFIAGSLAGATAQTIIYPMEVLKTRLTLRKTGQYSGMADCARQILKTEGVRAFYRGYLPNTLGIIPYAGIDLAVYETLKNAWLQRYCVNSADPGVLVLLGCGTVSSTCGQLASYPLALIRTRMQAQAITEGKPKLTMVGQFKYIISHEGVPGLYRGITPNFLKVVPAVSISYVVYEHMKKVLGVGY, from the exons atgGGCGAAGACGAGGAGCGGTTCCGCGCCCCTTTACGCCGCGAAGGAAACGAGGAGAACGGTGACAGCGGAGCTTCTCGGGACCCGGACAGGGAGAGGAGGTACGCGGAGCTGTTCGAGCAGCTGGACTTGAATAAAGATGGCAGGGTGGACATCGACGAGCTGAGGACCGGACTAGCGGCGCGCGGCTTGCACCGAGGAGAGGCCGAGGAG ATTGTCCTCGAGAGTGACATCAACCATGATGGCTTGCTGGATTTCCAGGAGTTCTCCCAGTACCTGCGGGCTCATGAGAAAAGACTGCGGCTCATGTTCCACAACTTGGACCGCAACAATGACG gGCGAATTGATGTTGGGGAGATCCAGCACTCATTACGCAAGCTTGGAGTGGAGGTCACAGTGGAGCAGGCCTCCAGAATACTGCAGAG TATGGACAGGGATGGCACTATGACCATTGATTGGAATGAATGGCGTGATCACTTCCTGTTCAACCCGTTCCATAACATGGAGGAGATTGTCCACCACTGGAAACACTCTCAT ATGTTTGACATTGGGGAACATCTGACGGTGCCAGATGAGTTCTCAGAGCGGGAGCGGCGGGCAGGTCTTGTGTGGAGGCAGCTGGTTGCTGGAGCCATGGCGGGGGCTGTATCGCGGACAGGAACCGCTCCTCTGGACCGCCTCAAAGTCTTCCTGCAG GTACACGGCTCAACGTCTCGGGGGATTAATCTGTGGTCCGGCCTGAGGGGTATGGTCCAGGAGGGAGGCGTCTTTTCACTCTGGAGAGGAAATGGCATCAACGTCCTCAAGATTGCCCCTGAGTCCGCCATTAAGTTTATGGCCTATGAACAA ATCAAGTGGCTGATCCGAGGCAGTAAAGAGGGCGGTAGTTTAAGGGTGCAGGAGAGGTTCATTGCTGGCTCTCTGGCAGGTGCTACTGCCCAGACCATCATCTACCCCATGGAG GTGCTGAAAACTCGTCTTACATTAAGGAAGACGGGACAATACTCAGGTATGGCTGATTGTGCCAGGCAGATCCTGAAGACAGAGGGCGTCCGAGCTTTCTACCGGGGCTACTTACCAAATACCCTGGGCATCATCCCCTATGCTGGAATCGACTTGGCCGTGTATGAG ACTCTAAAGAACGCCTGGCTCCAGCGGTACTGTGTAAATTCAGCAGACCCAGGAGTTTTGGTCCTGCTGGGCTGCGGTACCGTCTCCAGCACCTGTGGTCAACTGGCATCCTATCCCCTCGCTCTCATCCGGACACGCATGCAGGCACAAG CCATCACTGAGGGTAAACCCAAGCTGACCATGGTGGGCCAATTCAAATACATCATATCTCATGAAGGTGTACCGGGCCTGTACCGGGGCATCACCCCCAATTTCCTGAAAGTCGTTCCTGCAGTCAGCATCTCCTACGTGGTGTACGAGCACATGAAGAAGGTCCTCGGAGTGGGTTACTAG